The proteins below come from a single Myxococcota bacterium genomic window:
- the rapZ gene encoding RNase adapter RapZ has protein sequence MSDDVEIVFVSGLSGSGKSTAMAALEDASFYCVDNLPPQLIPQFVDLCRKATPPIAKVAIAVDTRERRFLQGFPAAVAELRGAGARVRIVFLDCADEVLGNRYRETRRVHPLSPAGSVDEGIARERALLVDVAQLADARIDTSALNVHQLKEAVIRQVEGRSAQTVVNILSFGFRFGPPNAAELLFDVRFLPNPYFDERLRAHTGLEEEVAAYVLENEVATALVERLDGLLDFLLPLYDREGKAYVTVGVGCTGGRHRSVAVARRLAESLRAGGREVNVEHRDVAREG, from the coding sequence ATGAGCGACGACGTCGAGATCGTCTTCGTCAGCGGGCTCTCGGGAAGCGGCAAGTCGACCGCGATGGCCGCGCTCGAGGACGCGAGCTTCTACTGCGTCGACAACCTGCCCCCGCAGCTGATCCCGCAGTTCGTCGACCTGTGCCGCAAGGCGACGCCGCCGATCGCGAAGGTCGCGATCGCGGTCGACACGCGCGAGCGGCGCTTCCTGCAGGGCTTCCCGGCGGCCGTCGCCGAGCTGCGCGGCGCCGGCGCGCGCGTGCGCATCGTGTTCCTCGACTGCGCGGACGAGGTGCTCGGCAACCGCTACCGCGAGACGCGGCGCGTGCACCCGCTCTCGCCCGCCGGGAGCGTCGACGAAGGCATCGCGCGCGAGCGGGCGCTGCTCGTCGACGTCGCCCAGCTCGCCGACGCGCGCATCGACACCTCGGCGCTCAACGTCCACCAGCTCAAGGAGGCGGTGATCCGCCAGGTCGAGGGCCGGAGCGCGCAGACCGTCGTCAACATCCTCTCGTTCGGCTTCCGCTTCGGCCCGCCGAACGCCGCGGAGCTGCTGTTCGACGTGCGCTTCCTCCCGAACCCCTACTTCGACGAGCGCCTGCGCGCGCACACGGGTCTCGAGGAGGAGGTCGCCGCCTACGTGCTCGAGAACGAGGTCGCGACGGCCCTCGTCGAGCGCCTCGACGGGCTGCTCGACTTCCTGCTCCCCCTGTACGATCGCGAGGGAAAGGCGTATGTGACGGTGGGCGTGGGCTGCACGGGTGGACGGCACCGCTCGGTGGCGGTCGCGCGGCGCCTCGCGGAGTCGTTGCGGGCAGGCGGCCGGGAGGTCAACGTCGAGCACCGCGACGTGGCGCGAGAGGGCTGA
- a CDS encoding HPr family phosphocarrier protein: MSARDVPTPPGDGAANTPAGDGWVEGRFTVRRELGLHARPAGQLVALAAKFQSEIEVGIDGRWVNGRSVLSILSLAGVRGTELALRARGADAADAVAALGALIEAPSESA; the protein is encoded by the coding sequence GTGAGCGCGCGCGATGTCCCGACGCCGCCGGGCGACGGTGCGGCGAACACGCCGGCCGGTGACGGCTGGGTGGAGGGCCGGTTCACCGTGCGCCGCGAGCTCGGTCTCCACGCGCGCCCGGCCGGCCAGCTCGTCGCGCTCGCCGCGAAGTTCCAGAGCGAGATCGAGGTGGGCATCGACGGGCGCTGGGTGAACGGCCGCAGCGTGCTGTCGATCCTCTCGCTCGCCGGCGTGCGCGGCACCGAGCTCGCGCTGCGCGCACGCGGCGCGGACGCCGCCGACGCGGTCGCCGCGCTCGGCGCGCTGATCGAAGCGCCGAGCGAGTCCGCCTAG
- the metK gene encoding methionine adenosyltransferase has translation MAPRRFFTSESVSMGHPDKLCDQVSDAVLDAILAQDARARVACETATTTGLVMILGEVTTTAQVDYAALIRGVVADIGYTSSDMGFDAATCAVQIALGKQSPDISQGVTEGEGLHKEQGAGDQGMMFGFACDETPELMPAPIRYAHRLIEELRGQLESGEIEYLRPDAKSQVTVQYDADDRPVRIDTVVISTQHAPDVSWDQIRKDVIAKVIRPTLPGALVDDDTIIHVNPTGRFVVGGPMGDAGLTGRKIIVDTYGGMGRHGGGAFSGKDPSKVDRSAAYAARYVAKNLVKAGAARRCEVQLAYAIGVAEPVSIRVDTFGTSTLGFDALDRIVRKHFDLTPRGIDEMLDLRRPIYRATSFHGHFGREDQGFPWEATDRADAIRRDL, from the coding sequence ATGGCACCCCGCCGGTTCTTCACGTCCGAGTCCGTCTCGATGGGCCATCCGGACAAGCTCTGCGACCAGGTCTCGGACGCCGTCCTCGACGCCATCCTCGCGCAGGACGCGCGCGCGCGCGTCGCGTGCGAGACCGCGACGACGACCGGCCTCGTGATGATCCTCGGCGAGGTGACGACGACCGCGCAGGTCGACTACGCCGCGCTGATCCGCGGTGTCGTCGCCGACATCGGCTACACGAGCTCGGACATGGGCTTCGACGCCGCGACGTGCGCCGTGCAGATCGCGCTCGGCAAGCAGTCGCCCGACATCTCGCAGGGCGTCACCGAGGGCGAGGGGCTCCACAAGGAGCAGGGCGCCGGCGACCAGGGGATGATGTTCGGCTTCGCCTGCGACGAGACGCCCGAGCTGATGCCGGCGCCCATCCGCTACGCGCACCGCCTGATCGAGGAGCTGCGCGGCCAGCTCGAGTCCGGCGAGATCGAGTACCTGCGGCCCGATGCGAAGTCGCAGGTCACCGTGCAGTACGACGCGGACGATCGCCCGGTGCGCATCGACACCGTCGTCATCTCGACGCAGCACGCGCCCGACGTCTCCTGGGACCAGATCCGCAAGGACGTCATCGCGAAGGTGATCCGCCCGACGCTCCCCGGCGCGCTCGTCGACGACGACACGATCATCCACGTGAACCCGACAGGGCGCTTCGTGGTCGGCGGCCCGATGGGCGACGCCGGCCTCACCGGCCGCAAGATCATCGTCGACACGTACGGCGGGATGGGTCGCCACGGCGGCGGCGCGTTCTCGGGCAAGGATCCGTCGAAGGTCGACCGCAGCGCGGCCTACGCCGCGCGCTACGTCGCCAAGAACCTCGTGAAGGCCGGGGCGGCGCGCCGCTGCGAGGTGCAGCTCGCCTACGCGATCGGCGTCGCCGAGCCCGTGTCGATCCGCGTCGACACGTTCGGCACGAGCACGCTCGGGTTCGACGCGCTCGACCGCATCGTGCGCAAGCACTTCGACCTCACGCCGCGCGGCATCGACGAGATGCTGGACCTGCGCCGCCCGATCTACCGCGCCACCTCGTTCCACGGGCACTTCGGTCGCGAGGACCAGGGCTTCCC
- a CDS encoding PTS sugar transporter subunit IIA, with the protein MKVLDILVREASILDLAATDKEGVLRELAHALAGAEPNVDEATLLRVLTERENLQSTGIGDSVAIPHGKLAGIDRLLAAFARSRPGVDFDAIDGQPTQLFFVLVVPEHSGGQHLKALARISRFLRDESFRERLVAAKSLDEVFRAIEEEDAKF; encoded by the coding sequence ATGAAGGTATTGGACATCCTCGTGCGCGAGGCCTCGATCCTCGACCTCGCCGCGACCGACAAGGAGGGCGTGCTGCGCGAGCTCGCGCACGCGCTCGCCGGGGCCGAGCCGAACGTCGACGAGGCCACGCTGCTGCGCGTGCTGACGGAGCGCGAGAACCTCCAGAGCACGGGGATCGGCGACTCGGTCGCCATCCCGCACGGGAAGCTCGCCGGCATCGACCGCCTGCTCGCGGCCTTCGCGCGCAGCCGCCCGGGTGTCGACTTCGACGCCATCGACGGACAGCCGACGCAGCTCTTCTTCGTACTCGTCGTGCCCGAGCACTCGGGCGGTCAGCACCTGAAGGCGCTCGCGCGCATCTCGCGCTTCCTGCGCGACGAGTCGTTCCGCGAGCGGCTGGTCGCGGCGAAGTCCCTCGACGAGGTCTTCCGCGCGATCGAGGAAGAGGACGCCAAGTTCTGA
- the rpoN gene encoding RNA polymerase factor sigma-54, with protein sequence MAIELKQQVKLSQQLVMTPQLQQAIKLLQLNRLELQALVQQELQENPVLEETLEQEDPTPGELSDESPEERTPEPTATADEVAEMTSPVSEPEPEAQTEEASNADKIDDIDWQNYLDSNPHTGMDAPRVAGDDDRPSIEATLSNRETLTSHLEWQLHLSDLDEDEAAVARWVIGNIDDDGYLRSTAEEIARQSGADEELVERAIGKVQGFDPVGVGARDLRECLLLQLAALGIDDPIVLAIVGDHTDLLRKRDFRGLAKALSIPLEEVAAAARVIGQLEPWPGRAFGGDDPIYITPDIYVYKIGDDFHVVLNEDGLPKLRISNMYREVLANGKRVEKDTREYVHDKVRSAMWLIKSIHQRQRTIYKVMQSIIKYQREFFESGVQHLRPLNLRDVADDIGMHESTVSRVTTNKYVHTPQGIFELKYFFNSGVGKFDGDAVSSETVKEKIRTIIANEDPRRPLSDQRIAEMLKVADIDIARRTVTKYREAMNLLSSTKRRQIG encoded by the coding sequence ATGGCGATCGAGCTGAAGCAGCAGGTCAAGCTCAGCCAGCAGCTGGTGATGACGCCGCAGCTGCAGCAGGCGATCAAGCTGCTCCAGCTCAACCGGCTCGAGCTGCAGGCGCTCGTCCAGCAGGAGCTGCAGGAGAACCCGGTGCTCGAGGAGACCCTCGAGCAGGAGGACCCGACGCCGGGCGAGCTCTCCGACGAGTCGCCCGAGGAGCGCACCCCGGAGCCCACCGCGACGGCCGACGAGGTCGCGGAGATGACGAGCCCGGTCAGCGAGCCCGAGCCCGAGGCGCAGACCGAGGAAGCCAGCAACGCCGACAAGATCGACGACATCGACTGGCAGAACTACCTCGACTCGAACCCCCACACCGGAATGGACGCGCCGCGCGTCGCCGGCGACGATGATCGGCCGTCGATCGAGGCCACGCTCAGCAATCGCGAGACGCTGACGAGCCACCTCGAGTGGCAGCTCCACCTCTCGGACCTCGACGAGGACGAGGCGGCGGTCGCGCGCTGGGTGATCGGCAACATCGACGACGACGGCTACCTGCGCTCGACGGCCGAGGAGATCGCGCGCCAGAGCGGCGCCGACGAGGAGCTCGTCGAGCGCGCGATCGGCAAGGTGCAGGGCTTCGACCCGGTCGGCGTCGGCGCGCGCGACCTGCGCGAGTGCCTGCTGCTGCAGCTCGCGGCGCTCGGCATCGACGACCCGATCGTGCTCGCGATCGTCGGCGACCACACCGACCTGCTGCGCAAGCGCGACTTCCGCGGGCTCGCGAAGGCGCTGTCGATCCCGCTCGAGGAGGTGGCGGCGGCGGCGCGCGTGATCGGGCAGCTCGAGCCCTGGCCGGGCCGTGCGTTCGGCGGCGACGACCCGATCTACATCACGCCCGACATCTACGTGTACAAGATCGGCGACGACTTCCACGTCGTGCTCAACGAGGACGGCCTGCCGAAGCTGCGGATCAGCAACATGTACCGCGAGGTGCTCGCGAACGGGAAGCGCGTCGAGAAGGACACGCGCGAGTACGTGCACGACAAGGTGCGCTCCGCGATGTGGCTGATCAAGTCGATCCACCAGCGGCAGCGCACGATCTACAAGGTGATGCAGAGCATCATCAAGTACCAGCGCGAGTTCTTCGAGAGCGGCGTCCAGCACCTGCGGCCGCTGAACCTGCGCGACGTCGCCGACGACATCGGCATGCACGAGTCCACCGTCAGCCGCGTGACGACCAACAAGTACGTCCACACGCCGCAGGGCATCTTCGAGCTGAAGTACTTCTTCAACTCGGGCGTCGGCAAGTTCGACGGCGACGCGGTGTCGAGCGAGACGGTGAAGGAGAAGATCCGCACCATCATCGCCAACGAGGACCCGCGGCGACCGCTGTCGGACCAGCGGATCGCCGAGATGCTCAAGGTGGCGGACATCGACATCGCGCGGCGCACCGTCACGAAGTACCGCGAGGCGATGAACCTGCTCAGCTCGACGAAGCGGCGCCAGATCGGATAG
- a CDS encoding PTS sugar transporter subunit IIA — protein MDIGVVIVTHYRLGEEFLQVLDLIIPDAPPFLSVSVDPKRPVDELRAEISRKLRQADTGDGVLVLTDMFGGTPSNISLSFHDEHHVEVVTGLNLPMLIKLATLRESKPLEELAAMIREYGRRNISVASELLPGGRQREQSA, from the coding sequence ATGGACATCGGCGTCGTCATCGTGACCCACTACCGCCTCGGGGAGGAGTTCCTCCAGGTGCTCGATCTCATCATCCCCGACGCGCCGCCGTTCCTCTCCGTGTCGGTCGACCCGAAGCGGCCGGTCGACGAGCTGCGCGCCGAGATCTCCCGCAAGCTGCGCCAGGCCGACACCGGCGACGGCGTCCTCGTGCTGACCGACATGTTCGGCGGCACGCCCTCGAACATCAGCCTCTCGTTCCACGACGAGCACCACGTCGAGGTCGTCACCGGGCTCAACCTCCCGATGCTCATCAAGCTCGCCACGCTGCGCGAGTCGAAGCCGCTCGAGGAGCTCGCGGCGATGATCCGCGAGTACGGGCGGCGCAACATCTCCGTCGCGAGCGAGCTGCTGCCGGGCGGCCGGCAGCGGGAGCAGAGTGCGTGA
- the lptB gene encoding LPS export ABC transporter ATP-binding protein, with amino-acid sequence MTAVLSARGLCKRYGDKDVVRDVSLEVHGAEVVGLLGPNGAGKTTTFNMIAGSVRPTSGEVFLGDRAITELPMYRRARLGITYLPQEASIFRRLTVADNVNAILETVEPDRARRRERLRELLAELGLTEKANRRGDALSGGERRRVEITRALVLDPKYLMLDEPFAGVDPIAVIDIQKIIEQLKDRGIGVVITDHNVRETLSICDRAYIIKDGRILRLGTPAEIAEDPEVREVYLGANFRLG; translated from the coding sequence GTGACGGCCGTCCTCTCCGCGCGCGGGCTCTGCAAGCGGTACGGCGACAAGGACGTCGTCCGCGACGTCTCGCTCGAGGTGCACGGCGCCGAGGTGGTCGGCCTGCTCGGCCCCAACGGCGCCGGCAAGACGACCACCTTCAACATGATCGCCGGAAGCGTTCGCCCCACGAGCGGTGAGGTCTTCCTCGGGGATCGCGCGATCACCGAGCTGCCGATGTACCGCCGGGCGCGGCTCGGGATCACCTACCTGCCGCAGGAGGCGTCGATCTTCCGGCGCCTCACGGTGGCCGACAACGTGAACGCAATTCTCGAGACGGTGGAACCGGATCGCGCCCGGCGCCGCGAGCGCCTTCGCGAGCTGCTCGCCGAGCTCGGGCTCACGGAGAAGGCGAACCGCCGCGGCGACGCGCTCTCGGGCGGCGAGCGTCGGCGCGTCGAGATCACGCGCGCCCTCGTGCTCGACCCGAAGTACCTGATGCTCGACGAACCCTTCGCGGGCGTCGACCCGATCGCCGTGATCGACATCCAGAAGATCATCGAACAGCTCAAGGACCGCGGGATCGGCGTCGTTATCACCGACCACAACGTCCGCGAGACGCTGTCGATCTGCGATCGCGCCTACATCATCAAGGACGGCCGCATCCTGCGACTCGGAACGCCCGCCGAGATCGCCGAGGACCCCGAGGTCCGCGAAGTCTACCTGGGCGCGAACTTCCGGTTGGGTTAG